One region of Haladaptatus cibarius D43 genomic DNA includes:
- the larE gene encoding ATP-dependent sacrificial sulfur transferase LarE, producing the protein MPTVEEKLAAMKADLADRDGVLVAFSGGVDSSVVAALAHDALGDDAVACTAKSETLPDAELEDANEVAEEIGIRHEIAEFSELDDPVFVANDDDRCYHCRTMRLGTMFERASELGIDIVCDGTNADDVDAGHRPGLRAVEELDAYSPLLQHDISKAEVREIADMYDLSVADKPAMACLSSRIPTGLEVTEKRLSRIEHAETLLRQWGFSQFRIRDHDGLARIEVGADELSRALDEEFASAARNYLTELGFDHVTLDLGGYRTGSVSPEGESADAESESKHTDEPLVEDVFSTDYPTGDS; encoded by the coding sequence ATGCCGACCGTCGAGGAGAAACTGGCCGCGATGAAAGCAGACCTCGCCGATCGCGACGGCGTCCTCGTCGCGTTCAGCGGCGGGGTCGATTCGAGCGTCGTCGCCGCCCTTGCGCACGATGCACTCGGTGACGACGCCGTCGCCTGTACCGCAAAGAGCGAAACACTTCCCGACGCCGAACTGGAAGACGCAAACGAAGTAGCCGAGGAAATCGGAATCCGGCACGAAATCGCCGAGTTCAGCGAACTGGACGACCCCGTGTTCGTCGCCAACGACGACGACCGCTGTTATCACTGCCGAACCATGCGACTTGGGACGATGTTCGAGCGCGCGAGCGAACTCGGCATCGACATCGTCTGTGACGGGACGAACGCCGACGACGTGGACGCCGGACACCGCCCCGGTTTGCGCGCGGTGGAAGAACTCGACGCCTATTCGCCGCTTCTTCAACACGACATCTCGAAAGCCGAAGTGCGCGAAATCGCGGACATGTACGACCTCTCGGTCGCAGACAAACCCGCGATGGCGTGTCTCTCCTCTCGGATTCCGACTGGCTTGGAGGTGACGGAAAAACGGCTGTCCCGAATCGAGCACGCGGAAACCCTCCTTCGACAGTGGGGATTCTCCCAGTTTCGCATCCGCGACCACGACGGCCTCGCGCGTATCGAAGTCGGTGCAGACGAACTCTCACGCGCGCTGGATGAGGAGTTCGCCAGTGCCGCCCGCAACTATCTCACGGAACTCGGCTTCGACCACGTTACGCTCGATTTAGGTGGCTACAGGACGGGGAGCGTGAGTCCGGAAGGCGAATCAGCGGATGCTGAAAGCGAGTCGAAGCACACCGACGAACCGCTGGTCGAAGACGTGTTTAGCACCGACTATCCGACCGGTGATTCATAG
- a CDS encoding Hsp20/alpha crystallin family protein — protein MERYTPFEDVDRMFEQMRSRMWGFQDPRSGGQRLNGRPGTHMNLKEHDGQFVLVADLPGFEKEEIDLSFSDDVLTVSAKHEVTGDDFTRARELSERVTMPKVVEKEDIAASYRNGVLEVRLPIADGEEADDGDRIEISD, from the coding sequence ATGGAACGATACACCCCCTTCGAGGATGTAGACCGAATGTTCGAACAGATGCGCTCGCGGATGTGGGGATTCCAAGACCCGCGAAGTGGGGGACAGCGACTGAACGGACGGCCGGGAACCCACATGAATTTGAAAGAACACGACGGACAGTTCGTCCTCGTCGCCGACCTCCCCGGATTCGAGAAGGAAGAAATCGACCTCTCGTTCAGCGACGACGTGCTGACCGTCTCTGCGAAACACGAAGTGACTGGTGACGACTTCACTCGTGCCCGCGAACTGTCCGAACGCGTGACGATGCCCAAGGTGGTTGAAAAAGAGGACATCGCTGCGTCCTACCGCAACGGCGTCCTCGAAGTTCGCCTCCCAATCGCAGACGGTGAAGAGGCCGACGACGGCGACAGAATCGAAATCAGCGACTGA
- a CDS encoding S1C family serine protease: MTHRLFVTVLVLMLAVGAVPAHLGTATQSGTATATQAQDGCNYAQLYDRTIDSVVSIRVGTAGGQFGQGSGFVYRSGANGTANDTGLIVTNNHVVANATTVEVQFNRGQWRSAEVIGTDAYSDLAVLRVQRVPGYVESLSVANDSAEQGEAVAALGNPLGLQGSVTEGIVSGLNRSLPTQQGFFIPNVIQTDAAINPGNSGGPLVNCDGAITGVNTAGISGGENLGFAIPASVVRQVVPSLVENGTYRHSYLGIESVGVSPIVARANGLQQAQGVLVANVVSNSPANGVLQGSQRTERVRGFPVPVGGDIIVGIDGYRVRSSEDLSSYLATETRPGETVELTVIRNGERQTVNVTLGARPQP; encoded by the coding sequence ATGACACATCGACTGTTCGTCACCGTACTCGTTTTGATGCTGGCGGTCGGGGCGGTTCCCGCACATCTTGGCACCGCTACTCAGTCCGGAACCGCGACTGCGACACAGGCGCAAGACGGCTGTAACTACGCGCAGCTGTACGACCGAACCATAGACTCCGTGGTTTCGATTCGCGTCGGAACCGCTGGCGGGCAGTTCGGCCAAGGCTCCGGATTCGTCTATCGATCCGGCGCGAACGGAACTGCAAACGACACCGGTCTCATCGTGACGAACAACCACGTCGTTGCGAACGCGACGACGGTCGAAGTCCAGTTCAACCGCGGCCAGTGGCGATCAGCAGAGGTCATCGGCACCGACGCCTACAGCGACCTCGCAGTCCTGCGCGTCCAGCGAGTTCCGGGATACGTCGAATCGCTTTCGGTGGCGAACGACTCCGCGGAACAGGGCGAAGCGGTCGCCGCACTCGGTAACCCCCTCGGATTGCAGGGGTCGGTGACGGAAGGCATCGTTAGCGGTCTCAACCGCTCGCTCCCAACCCAGCAAGGGTTCTTCATTCCGAACGTGATTCAAACCGACGCCGCCATCAACCCCGGCAACAGCGGCGGCCCACTGGTGAACTGCGACGGAGCAATCACCGGCGTCAACACCGCCGGTATCAGCGGCGGGGAGAACCTCGGGTTCGCCATCCCTGCGAGTGTCGTCCGGCAGGTCGTCCCGTCACTCGTGGAAAACGGTACCTACCGTCACAGCTACCTCGGTATCGAATCCGTGGGCGTCTCGCCAATCGTCGCCCGAGCGAACGGCCTTCAGCAAGCACAGGGCGTCCTCGTCGCCAACGTCGTTTCTAACAGTCCTGCAAACGGGGTTCTACAGGGAAGCCAGCGGACGGAACGCGTTCGTGGCTTTCCAGTCCCGGTCGGTGGGGACATCATCGTCGGCATCGACGGCTATCGCGTTCGCTCGTCAGAAGATTTGTCCAGCTATCTCGCAACCGAAACCCGGCCGGGCGAAACGGTCGAACTCACGGTTATTCGGAACGGTGAACGCCAGACAGTGAACGTAACACTCGGGGCGCGCCCACAGCCGTAA
- a CDS encoding pyridoxal-phosphate-dependent aminotransferase family protein, whose protein sequence is MREDFLLLNPGPVPLAREVRTAMSEPMVSHRSAEFESVYERAQNSLDYIFERSSLDGTKTTSGGTSLVFNGTATMAMEAAVANLAGEGDEVVTVVNGKFGRRFKRIADRYANVTPVEFDWGHSIDPEAVAEAVSDDTKVVTMVHNETSTGLLNPVAEVGEIAAEHDAYFVVDGVTALGGDEFLVDDWNVDVAVTDAQKCLAAPPGTSAMYATPRAQEAFDGENAPFYEDLDWHLRKAESHQTPFTSAVPLFRGLAVAVENIEEEGMPERISRHRSQSRAFRAAFMAMGLSMFPEKNEESAYSNTLTAISLPAGVRENPDAFFDAVTDRSVSISGGQAHLGGEIFRVSNMGNLSSEQILRGVRAIGEAFHEAGEDVDLEAGMAAARERLNQSTN, encoded by the coding sequence ATGCGAGAGGATTTTCTCCTACTCAACCCCGGCCCAGTTCCCCTCGCGCGTGAGGTTCGAACCGCGATGAGCGAACCGATGGTTTCGCACCGCTCCGCCGAGTTCGAATCGGTGTACGAACGCGCACAGAACAGTCTCGATTACATCTTCGAGCGGTCGTCGCTCGACGGAACGAAAACAACGAGCGGGGGAACTAGCCTCGTCTTCAACGGCACCGCAACGATGGCGATGGAGGCCGCTGTGGCCAATCTCGCTGGCGAAGGTGACGAAGTCGTCACCGTCGTCAACGGAAAGTTCGGTCGGCGATTCAAGCGAATCGCCGACCGATACGCGAACGTCACCCCCGTCGAGTTCGATTGGGGTCACTCCATCGACCCAGAAGCAGTCGCGGAGGCCGTCAGCGACGACACGAAAGTCGTCACGATGGTTCACAACGAGACGAGCACCGGCCTCCTCAATCCGGTCGCCGAAGTCGGCGAAATCGCGGCCGAACACGACGCCTACTTCGTCGTTGACGGCGTCACCGCCCTCGGCGGCGACGAGTTCCTCGTTGACGACTGGAACGTCGATGTCGCGGTTACGGACGCGCAGAAATGTCTCGCGGCCCCGCCGGGCACCAGCGCGATGTACGCCACGCCGCGCGCACAGGAGGCCTTCGACGGCGAGAATGCGCCGTTTTACGAGGATTTGGACTGGCATCTTCGCAAGGCGGAGTCCCACCAGACGCCGTTCACGAGCGCCGTTCCGCTCTTCCGCGGCCTCGCGGTTGCAGTGGAGAACATCGAGGAAGAGGGCATGCCGGAACGGATTTCCCGCCATCGGAGCCAGTCGCGGGCGTTCCGCGCCGCATTCATGGCGATGGGGCTGTCGATGTTCCCCGAGAAAAACGAGGAATCTGCGTATTCGAACACCCTCACTGCGATTTCGCTCCCCGCAGGCGTCCGCGAGAATCCGGACGCCTTCTTCGACGCGGTGACCGACCGCAGTGTCAGCATCAGCGGCGGGCAGGCACATCTCGGCGGCGAGATATTTCGCGTAAGCAACATGGGTAATCTCTCGTCGGAGCAGATTCTTCGCGGCGTCCGAGCCATCGGCGAGGCGTTCCACGAAGCTGGCGAAGACGTGGACTTGGAGGCCGGGATGGCCGCCGCGCGCGAACGTTTGAACCAATCGACAAACTGA
- the metX gene encoding homoserine O-acetyltransferase MetX, with protein sequence MTATASASVSMGSFEFESGERIPELEIAYETYGEYTGNNAVLVCHALTGSQQVRGSRDGQGTGWWNEMVGPGKPINTRKQYVICANVPGSCYGTTGPHSTNPEIGEPYGSDFPAVTVGDWTRAQHGLLDHLGISDLRAVVGGSVGGMNALEWAKRFPNLVEKVIPIATSARLDPQLLALSAVSRRAIVSDPAWQGGDYYPDHPDTGLALARQLGHVTYLSKDSMAEKFGRRLADCPPRQFGTGDDSDESSPAFAPDPDSYRDVESYLDYQAQKFVKRFDANSYLSLTHAMENYNLAAGYDSDADAFADFDGEALVLSISGDWHFTVEQSNHLETAFRGAGVETTHRVIESDHGHDAFLTEPESVGPPIRRFLEPETGRFAPVHASLFAH encoded by the coding sequence ATGACTGCGACTGCGTCCGCATCCGTATCCATGGGTTCGTTCGAATTTGAATCCGGCGAACGAATTCCGGAGTTAGAAATCGCCTACGAAACCTACGGCGAATACACCGGCAACAACGCGGTTCTCGTCTGTCACGCCCTCACCGGCAGTCAGCAGGTGCGCGGTTCCCGCGACGGCCAAGGAACCGGCTGGTGGAACGAGATGGTCGGCCCGGGCAAACCTATCAACACCAGAAAGCAGTACGTCATCTGCGCAAACGTGCCGGGGTCGTGCTACGGAACCACCGGCCCGCACAGCACGAATCCGGAGATAGGTGAACCATACGGTTCGGATTTCCCTGCTGTCACCGTCGGCGATTGGACGCGCGCCCAGCACGGTTTGCTCGACCACCTCGGAATCAGTGACCTGCGAGCAGTCGTCGGCGGAAGCGTCGGTGGCATGAACGCCCTCGAATGGGCGAAGCGGTTTCCGAACCTCGTCGAGAAGGTGATTCCAATCGCCACGTCCGCACGACTCGACCCGCAACTGCTCGCCCTCTCGGCGGTTTCCCGGCGGGCTATCGTCTCCGACCCGGCGTGGCAGGGCGGCGATTACTACCCCGACCACCCTGATACTGGGTTAGCTCTCGCTCGGCAGTTGGGCCACGTCACCTACCTCTCGAAGGATTCGATGGCCGAGAAGTTCGGCAGGCGACTCGCCGATTGTCCACCCCGGCAATTCGGCACCGGGGACGATTCGGATGAATCGTCCCCGGCCTTCGCCCCCGACCCGGACTCCTACCGCGACGTGGAGAGCTATCTCGACTATCAAGCCCAAAAGTTCGTCAAACGATTCGACGCGAACAGCTATCTCTCGCTCACGCATGCGATGGAAAATTACAACCTCGCCGCGGGCTACGACTCCGACGCGGACGCATTCGCCGACTTCGACGGTGAAGCCCTCGTCCTCTCGATTTCTGGGGACTGGCATTTCACGGTCGAGCAGTCGAACCACCTCGAAACGGCATTCCGCGGCGCAGGCGTCGAAACGACCCATCGCGTCATCGAGAGCGACCACGGACACGACGCCTTCCTCACCGAACCTGAGTCAGTCGGCCCGCCAATTCGGCGGTTTCTGGAACCAGAAACGGGACGATTTGCGCCGGTTCACGCCAGTCTGTTCGCGCACTGA
- a CDS encoding TIGR00266 family protein encodes MNLHPVVRASMEYEITNQPGFAQLDMTLDTEEEIRAEAGSLVSHSRGVEITGNEADGTDSPSHVLQESNRPFATTFTAERPGTVTLAPPFPGDIFHFKLRDEILYAPSCSFLAVEFGVEFDAEFGENETFVECENDFLLELSGTGSSFLSSYGALSVVSLDPEERYEVDTGHVVAFEEAVDFSVRRESSVTSVSGHGDGLLCEFEGPGTIWTQSRSPTALLAWVVRNNPGSGGNASTDE; translated from the coding sequence ATGAATCTTCATCCCGTGGTTCGTGCGAGTATGGAGTACGAAATCACGAATCAACCGGGGTTCGCACAACTCGATATGACACTGGATACGGAGGAGGAGATTCGGGCCGAAGCAGGGTCGCTGGTCAGCCATTCTCGGGGAGTGGAAATCACGGGGAACGAAGCTGATGGAACAGACTCACCGAGCCATGTACTGCAGGAGAGTAACCGACCGTTCGCCACGACGTTCACCGCGGAACGACCCGGCACCGTGACGCTAGCACCGCCGTTTCCGGGCGATATCTTTCACTTCAAACTGCGCGACGAAATCCTGTACGCTCCCTCCTGTTCGTTTCTCGCGGTCGAGTTCGGCGTCGAGTTCGACGCCGAATTTGGCGAAAACGAAACGTTCGTGGAGTGCGAAAACGACTTCCTGCTGGAACTGTCGGGTACTGGGTCGTCGTTTCTGTCGAGCTACGGCGCTCTTTCGGTCGTCAGTCTCGACCCCGAAGAACGGTACGAAGTGGACACGGGTCACGTCGTCGCGTTCGAGGAAGCGGTCGATTTTTCGGTTCGCCGGGAGAGTAGCGTGACCTCCGTCTCTGGACACGGCGACGGACTCCTGTGTGAGTTCGAAGGACCGGGAACCATCTGGACGCAGTCGCGTAGTCCAACCGCACTTCTGGCGTGGGTCGTTAGAAACAACCCCGGAAGCGGCGGAAACGCTTCGACGGACGAATAG
- a CDS encoding O-acetylhomoserine aminocarboxypropyltransferase/cysteine synthase family protein yields MSDDQPRFDTRSVHTGQEPDPATGAVAPPLYQTTSYAFEDADHAADLYALEADGHIYSRLSNPTVEMLEDRIASLEGGAAAVATASGMAALDSLTLVLAEAGDNVVVSTDTYGGTTAYFSHTASRRGIEARFVETLDYEAYTEAIDEDTAFVHVETIGNPSLVTPGFGRVAEIAHDHGVPLVVDNTFATPALCRPLDHGADVVWESTTKWLHGSGTTVGGVLVDGGDFDWDGYPEIAGDNPAYHGIDFSRDFSDAPLAGAVRFRSLRSLGNQQSPFDAWQTIQGLETLPLRMARHCNNAAIVAEYLADHDEVAWVAYPGLESHETHGNASRFLDSGYGGMIAFGLGEYEASKTFCEEVELASFLANIGDSKTLVIHPASTTHAQLSPEEQKSAGVTRDLVRLSVGIEDPADILADLDSAIEEATR; encoded by the coding sequence ATGAGCGACGACCAGCCCCGATTCGACACCCGGAGCGTTCACACGGGGCAGGAGCCTGACCCCGCGACAGGGGCGGTTGCTCCGCCCCTCTACCAAACGACCTCCTACGCCTTCGAAGACGCCGACCACGCCGCAGACCTGTACGCGCTGGAAGCCGACGGGCACATCTATTCCCGTCTGAGCAATCCCACAGTCGAAATGCTGGAAGACCGCATTGCCTCCCTCGAAGGCGGCGCTGCTGCGGTCGCCACCGCCAGCGGGATGGCCGCGCTCGACTCGCTGACGCTCGTTCTCGCGGAAGCGGGCGACAACGTCGTCGTTTCGACCGACACCTACGGCGGGACGACGGCCTACTTCTCGCACACTGCGTCCCGTCGCGGAATCGAGGCTCGGTTCGTGGAAACGCTCGACTACGAGGCTTACACCGAAGCAATCGACGAGGACACCGCGTTCGTCCACGTCGAAACCATCGGCAACCCGTCGCTCGTCACGCCCGGTTTCGGCCGGGTGGCCGAAATCGCGCACGACCACGGCGTTCCGCTGGTCGTGGACAACACGTTTGCCACACCGGCCCTCTGTCGCCCCCTCGACCACGGCGCGGACGTGGTCTGGGAATCCACGACGAAATGGCTCCACGGAAGCGGAACCACGGTCGGCGGCGTCCTCGTTGACGGCGGCGATTTCGACTGGGACGGCTATCCGGAAATCGCAGGTGACAATCCTGCCTACCACGGCATCGACTTCTCGCGGGACTTTTCCGACGCACCGCTCGCTGGCGCAGTCAGGTTCCGGTCGCTTCGAAGCCTCGGCAATCAGCAGTCCCCGTTCGACGCGTGGCAGACGATTCAAGGGTTGGAAACGCTTCCGCTCAGGATGGCTCGCCACTGCAACAACGCCGCCATCGTCGCGGAGTACCTCGCAGACCACGACGAAGTCGCGTGGGTCGCCTACCCCGGACTCGAATCCCACGAAACGCACGGAAACGCGAGTCGGTTCTTGGACTCTGGCTACGGCGGCATGATTGCCTTCGGACTCGGCGAGTACGAGGCCAGCAAGACGTTCTGCGAAGAGGTCGAACTCGCATCCTTCCTCGCAAACATCGGCGACTCGAAAACGCTGGTCATCCATCCAGCGAGCACGACGCACGCCCAACTCTCGCCCGAAGAACAGAAGTCGGCAGGCGTGACACGGGATTTGGTTCGCCTCTCGGTCGGTATCGAAGACCCCGCGGACATCCTCGCCGACCTCGATTCGGCAATCGAGGAGGCGACGCGATGA
- a CDS encoding MutS-related protein has protein sequence MDFEAIPGVGAKTADALAELDGSVDALETGDVATLARAPNISEGRAAAIARAAIRIRHDDPGGFLATDRSRELYRDVLTLLQARAVTTYAEKRLETLYPSATASRIEEVHEFTAQAMEREPTAEVQNALADVEPLSNPRDVTVRDRCLATTDAERYAKARKKIPELPVEVVEDARELAELARGYSTVVALDESFTGVTVEGDVRVEPGALETPSELVPERPLAFFAENRDTLLAAVDVHQVAGMDAPLDIEELESALARVTTDGNVTGDDELARLTDAISDLDAGVSMAESVANDRLRDAIRERDVTIEGSDLLSLVEQGAGVDSLLSRELADEYDAAIESARGHLIETLSLDAGETEIARQSFPDEPSFPVEHDESVIARLREQLEAEKSRREERHKRDLARTLADERESAEELVHAALELDVELAVSRFARDFDCVLPEFETGGNGFEIVGGRSPLLDVDFAAVEPVDYGVSGVALLSGVNSGGKTSTLDLVALIVILAQMGLPVPAKSVRLGRFEELHYHGKTQGTLDAGAFESTLREFASLADGETGRLVLVDELESITEPGASAKIIAGILEELGERDVTGVFVSHLADEIRDVADEDVAVDGIEAKGLVDGELVVERSPVKNHLARSTPELIVEKLADGGESGFYERLLEKFE, from the coding sequence ATGGATTTCGAGGCGATACCGGGTGTCGGTGCGAAGACGGCCGACGCGCTCGCGGAACTCGACGGCTCCGTAGACGCGCTTGAAACCGGCGATGTGGCCACTCTCGCACGGGCACCCAACATCTCGGAGGGGCGCGCCGCGGCCATCGCGCGCGCCGCAATCAGGATTCGACACGACGACCCCGGCGGCTTTCTCGCAACCGACAGATCACGCGAACTGTACCGTGACGTTCTCACCCTGCTCCAAGCGCGAGCCGTCACGACCTACGCCGAAAAGCGCCTCGAAACGCTGTACCCCAGCGCGACGGCCTCCCGAATCGAGGAGGTGCACGAGTTCACCGCGCAGGCGATGGAACGAGAACCGACGGCCGAGGTTCAGAATGCATTGGCGGACGTCGAACCCCTGTCGAATCCGCGCGACGTGACCGTTCGCGACCGCTGTCTAGCGACGACGGACGCCGAGCGGTACGCAAAAGCCCGCAAAAAGATTCCCGAACTGCCCGTCGAAGTGGTCGAAGACGCCCGCGAGTTGGCCGAACTGGCGCGCGGATACTCCACCGTCGTCGCGCTGGACGAATCGTTCACGGGCGTCACCGTCGAAGGAGACGTTCGCGTCGAACCCGGCGCGCTGGAAACTCCGTCGGAACTCGTCCCCGAGCGACCGCTCGCCTTCTTCGCGGAAAATCGGGACACGCTTCTCGCCGCCGTGGACGTGCATCAGGTCGCGGGAATGGACGCACCGCTCGACATCGAAGAACTGGAATCGGCGCTCGCCCGCGTGACGACGGACGGCAACGTGACGGGCGACGACGAACTGGCCCGTTTGACCGATGCGATTTCCGATTTGGACGCTGGCGTGTCGATGGCGGAAAGCGTGGCTAACGACCGCCTTCGGGACGCGATTCGGGAGCGCGACGTGACCATCGAAGGCTCGGATTTACTGTCCTTAGTCGAACAAGGTGCAGGTGTAGATTCCCTCCTTTCACGCGAACTGGCGGACGAGTACGACGCCGCAATCGAGTCGGCACGAGGGCATCTGATTGAGACGCTTTCGTTGGACGCTGGCGAAACAGAAATCGCTCGGCAGTCGTTCCCCGACGAACCCTCGTTTCCGGTCGAACACGACGAGAGCGTGATTGCGCGTCTCCGGGAGCAGTTGGAGGCCGAGAAATCCCGTCGGGAAGAGCGACACAAACGCGACTTGGCGCGGACGCTTGCGGACGAACGCGAGTCGGCGGAGGAACTCGTCCACGCCGCGCTCGAACTGGACGTGGAACTCGCGGTTTCGCGGTTCGCGCGGGATTTCGACTGTGTGTTACCGGAGTTCGAAACTGGTGGAAACGGCTTCGAAATCGTCGGTGGACGGTCGCCACTGCTGGACGTTGATTTTGCTGCGGTCGAACCGGTCGATTACGGCGTTTCGGGCGTCGCACTTCTCTCGGGAGTCAACAGCGGCGGGAAGACCTCCACGCTCGATTTGGTGGCCCTCATCGTCATCCTCGCCCAGATGGGGCTTCCAGTGCCCGCCAAATCGGTTCGATTGGGCCGATTCGAGGAACTGCACTATCACGGCAAGACGCAGGGGACCCTCGACGCCGGGGCGTTCGAGAGCACGCTTCGGGAGTTCGCCTCCCTCGCGGACGGGGAGACGGGCCGACTCGTGCTGGTGGACGAACTCGAAAGCATCACGGAACCCGGTGCCAGCGCGAAAATCATCGCCGGGATTTTGGAAGAACTCGGCGAGCGCGACGTAACCGGCGTGTTCGTCTCCCACCTTGCAGACGAGATTCGTGACGTTGCCGACGAGGATGTTGCAGTGGACGGCATCGAAGCCAAGGGGTTGGTTGACGGCGAACTGGTCGTCGAACGTTCTCCAGTAAAAAACCATCTTGCGCGCTCGACGCCCGAGTTAATCGTGGAGAAGTTAGCAGATGGCGGTGAAAGTGGGTTTTACGAACGACTGCTTGAGAAGTTCGAGTAG
- a CDS encoding DUF3267 domain-containing protein yields the protein MSPPETPAGYRQPTRFHYSSLLLGVLSVIVFVAAAIGFGGLLWLFQGRPEELSVSITISNGRDFLPLFAGLGVFVGTLVVHEAIHGLVFRRLGYRVSYGFEPRIPALYTAAFGQFVTRRDNMLVGVAPLVVMTLVGIPLLAGPMPVALAAYFALLINTSGSVGDLYLLWRLWRMPSETVLYDTDIRHSYVFEPANDTAIGVGKP from the coding sequence ATGTCCCCGCCCGAAACTCCCGCCGGATACCGCCAACCGACCCGATTTCATTATTCGTCGCTTCTGCTCGGGGTGCTTTCCGTCATCGTGTTCGTCGCCGCCGCAATCGGATTCGGTGGTTTGCTCTGGTTGTTTCAGGGTAGACCGGAGGAACTCAGCGTCAGTATTACCATCAGCAATGGGCGCGATTTTCTCCCGCTTTTCGCCGGACTTGGCGTCTTCGTTGGCACGCTGGTTGTCCACGAAGCGATTCACGGACTCGTCTTTCGGCGATTGGGCTACCGCGTCTCCTACGGATTCGAACCGCGGATTCCGGCGCTCTACACCGCCGCGTTCGGCCAGTTCGTCACGCGCCGGGACAACATGTTGGTTGGAGTCGCGCCTCTCGTCGTGATGACCCTCGTCGGGATTCCACTGCTGGCTGGGCCGATGCCAGTTGCACTGGCGGCGTATTTCGCCCTGCTGATCAACACCTCGGGGTCGGTCGGCGACCTATACCTCCTGTGGCGACTCTGGCGGATGCCATCCGAAACCGTCCTCTACGATACGGATATTCGACACAGCTACGTCTTCGAACCGGCGAACGACACCGCTATAGGTGTCGGGAAACCATGA
- the tatC gene encoding twin-arginine translocase subunit TatC — translation MGEESEASAGSNLSKTPAPEEGREPPEEKEHLYAPEDPEPAVERPSQPTSDQEMPLADHIEEMIKRLAVVLIIAGVVSVVTLPFAERVINFLWYSVLPVDPTTRPRLYHPLALVMTELKVASLAGVLIALPVMVYQTYLFMRPGLYPNERRYYLAAVPTSLVLAFVGVSFAHFLILPAIFTYFLSYTDNAAVVDVAFGLTKTFDLILMMMGVLAVVFQIPLLIMLAIMMGLTTRKWLADKRLYFWSGFLGFSFLFSPDPTGMAPFLVALTMVGLFEGTLLLLKWTGR, via the coding sequence ATGGGCGAAGAATCGGAGGCGTCGGCAGGAAGTAATCTATCCAAGACTCCGGCCCCGGAGGAGGGTCGAGAGCCGCCGGAGGAGAAAGAGCACCTGTACGCGCCGGAAGACCCGGAGCCGGCAGTCGAGCGACCGAGCCAGCCGACGAGCGACCAGGAGATGCCGCTGGCCGACCACATCGAGGAGATGATAAAACGGCTCGCGGTCGTCCTCATTATAGCTGGCGTCGTGAGCGTCGTCACCCTCCCGTTCGCGGAGAGAGTCATCAACTTCCTGTGGTACTCGGTGCTTCCGGTTGACCCCACCACTCGTCCGCGACTCTACCACCCGCTCGCGCTCGTCATGACGGAACTCAAGGTCGCCAGTCTCGCCGGAGTTCTCATCGCTCTGCCCGTGATGGTGTACCAGACGTACCTGTTCATGCGCCCCGGTCTGTATCCGAACGAGCGCCGCTACTACCTCGCCGCAGTGCCGACAAGCCTCGTCCTCGCCTTCGTCGGCGTCAGCTTCGCCCACTTCCTCATCCTGCCAGCCATCTTCACTTACTTCCTCTCGTACACGGATAACGCGGCCGTCGTCGATGTCGCGTTCGGACTGACAAAAACGTTCGACCTCATCCTGATGATGATGGGCGTGCTGGCGGTCGTGTTCCAGATTCCACTGCTCATCATGCTCGCCATCATGATGGGGCTGACGACCCGGAAATGGCTTGCGGACAAGCGGCTGTACTTTTGGAGCGGTTTCCTCGGCTTCTCGTTCCTCTTCAGCCCCGACCCGACGGGAATGGCACCGTTCCTCGTCGCGCTCACCATGGTCGGCCTGTTCGAAGGAACGCTCCTGCTGTTGAAGTGGACGGGCCGGTAA